DNA from Prevotella melaninogenica:
TCAATATGCAATGGCACTGCCTGGATTTATGCCAACGGTGGGTGATGCCTTTGGACAGACACGTGGAACAGGTGCCTTATCACCAGGTCTTGACTTTGCTTTCGGTCTTATTGATGATGATTATATCGGTAAGGCACGTGATAACAACTGGTTGCTTATGAACGATAGTGTGGCTACACCTGCTGTCACTAACCATACAGAAGACTTGCAGATTCGCATGACACTTGAACCATTCAAGGACTTCAAGGTTGACCTTACTGCCAGTCGTATGCAGACTACCTCACGAAGCATCCAATATATGTACACGGGTACGCCTACAACACAGAGCGGTTCACTTACCATGACAACCCTATCATTAGGTACTGCATTCGAAAGTCAGGGCAATGCCAACAACGGCTATCATAGTCCAACGTTTAATCGTTTCGTACAGTCACTTGATAGTTATCGCAATCGTGTCGAGGCACAATATAACAATGCAACCTACCCTGCTTCGTTTGGTGGCGGACACTTCACTCCTGCAGTAGGTTCTGTTAATAAATATAGTGCAGATGTTATGGTTCCTGCTTTCCTCAATGCCTACACCAGCATGAGTGGAAACGGACTCAACATCTTCCCTTCTCTGCGCAGTTTATTACCTAACTGGTCTATCCGTTACAGTGGTCTTTCACGTTTGCCATTCTTTGAACAGTTCTTCAAGAGTGTTAACATCAATCATGCTTACCGCAGTATTTTTGCTATCGGTTCGTATCAGAGCTATAGTACATGGCAGGAATACATGAACGGACTCGGTTTCATTACTGATGCAACTACGGGTAACCCTATCCCAAGTTCGATGTATAACATCTCACAAGTGAGTATCAACGAGGCTTTCTCACCTCTGTTAGGTGTTGATGTAACTCTTCAGAACAACCTCACTGCACGCTTGGAATATCGCCAGACACGTGTATTATCACTCTCGATGACCAGTGTACAGTTGAATGAAGCCTCATCAAAAGACTGGGTTATCGGTATTGGTTATAGAATCAACGACTTCAATCTTTTCAACAATGGTACACGACGTGTGGCTAAGAGTAAGAAGAAAAAGACATCAGACTCCTCACAGCAAGACAACAGCTCGTCTCGTCAGAACAACGGATTGAACCGTGACCTCAACCTACGCCTTGACATGAGCTATCGCCAACAGGCATCGCTCACACGTGACATTGCTTCGCTCACATCGGCAGCTTCAAGTGGTAATACTGCTTTCAAGTTCTCTTTCTTGAGCGACTATACCTTGAGCCGTTTGGTTACAGCCAGCCTCTACTACGACTTACAGATTAATACTCCACTCCTCTCGTCAGGCAGTTACCCTACAACCACCCACGACTTTGGTGTGAGCCTGAGACTTAGTCTGACAAGGTAAACTAAGAGATTACAATTTTACAATTTTGCAATCACGATTGCAAAATATAACTTGAATATTCGTTTTATTCCAAGAAACATGAAAAGGTGTACTATTTTCTCACTTTAAGCAATAGTCCGTTAAATATTATGCTGCATCAGCAGCGAAACTAAATATATCATTTATCCTTTCTTTATTTAATGGCGTGTTCGGGTTCTTCTCGAACACGTCAATAATTCGTTGTGCATAGTAGGCATTGACCATCTGCGCTTTAAGTCGACCGATGGACGTGCCAAGTTCCTTGCACATGATTTTGGTCACATTGAGTACTGTGAATGAAGAGTTGAAAGCAAATTCAAGTTTTCTCTTGTCGCGTGCCTGACAATCGGTAAGACCGAGGAATTGCTTTGCGTCGCGAAAGCAAAACTCCTCTTGGAAACGTGTGGTATAGTACTCCATCACATCGCGTCCACTCATGCTCTCATCCGTAGAGAAGTACAAACGGCGGACACCGTTGGGCAACTCGTGGATGACAATCGACACGACCCTATGCAAGGACTTGCACCACGCCTTGAGCGCATAGGCTTTGCCTTTGGTCTCTCCTAAATCAAGCTCATTGCCTTTGGATATGTCGATGTTCCTTACGTCAATCTTGTCACCTTTGATACGAGGACGGCCGGGCTTTCCCGTGGGTTCCCCATCCCATGTGTAGAACAAGGCTGCGTCATGACGCAAGCGGCTCACAACATGGAAGCCCATCTTCATTATCTTGTCGATGAAAGGTCTTTTGGAGAAGGCTGAGTCAGCGACAAGAACCTTGCAAATACGCTGTAAGGTTACCTTGTCGTCCTCCAACACCTTGGTATACCAGTCGTATAGACTCATCTCTTTTTTCTCCTCCCCTTTTTCCAATGTGGTCTGCACAGCCTTGAGCATCATACACTCATGCAAGTCCACGTCTATCACACCGATGCCGAGGATCTCAAGACCGTGCTTTACCGCACCTGCACAGCCCGACCAAAACGTACCCACGTATGGGGTATGCTTCCCAGCCTTCTTGATGAAGCTTGGATCAATAACGATGGCATTGAGCCCTTTACCCTGCTTGAAGGCGAAAGCACTCAGCCACATATTTATTTCGAGCCAGTTCACGCTGCGCTCTGCCGTCTGCCGATAGCATTGTTCGCCACGCTTTCCATAGCGTCCCATCTGCGTAAAATTACATTTCCTTGGGATGACCATCAAAAGAAAAAGCATTTCCATGACGTTTGTTTGAATACTTTTGTTTAACTTTGCTCCATCTTCAGCACTAAATGCTGCTTTGCAGAGCTTCATATATCGGCTAATCAAGTTGGTTATCAGCATAAACTTTATTGTCTTTTTACATCTATAAAGTTACTGAAATTCAATGAGATAGCCGATTTTATTATGTTATACTTTGTTATATTCTATTGCCTAATTATCTCTTTCTCAGAGACTTATCATGTTTTCTTTCTGCCACAATTCCTGTTGGCTTTTGGGTAAAAGCTTCGCAAACTGCGAAAATTTAACGGACTATTGTTTAAGTACACCTTGTAATTAATTAATTTGTTCTCTGTTTTTCTATATAGAACCATCCAAAGAATGTCATTCTAAGACCAATATAAAGCTATTTTATTGCAAACTC
Protein-coding regions in this window:
- a CDS encoding transposase encodes the protein MKLCKAAFSAEDGAKLNKSIQTNVMEMLFLLMVIPRKCNFTQMGRYGKRGEQCYRQTAERSVNWLEINMWLSAFAFKQGKGLNAIVIDPSFIKKAGKHTPYVGTFWSGCAGAVKHGLEILGIGVIDVDLHECMMLKAVQTTLEKGEEKKEMSLYDWYTKVLEDDKVTLQRICKVLVADSAFSKRPFIDKIMKMGFHVVSRLRHDAALFYTWDGEPTGKPGRPRIKGDKIDVRNIDISKGNELDLGETKGKAYALKAWCKSLHRVVSIVIHELPNGVRRLYFSTDESMSGRDVMEYYTTRFQEEFCFRDAKQFLGLTDCQARDKRKLEFAFNSSFTVLNVTKIMCKELGTSIGRLKAQMVNAYYAQRIIDVFEKNPNTPLNKERINDIFSFAADAA